In Lentilitoribacter sp. Alg239-R112, the following proteins share a genomic window:
- a CDS encoding sugar kinase, which yields MKPLKIACIGEAMIELSLDESGRQAGIGFAGDALNTAIYLKRCLSPDHQVYFNSRLGQDNFSSVMIEYIEAENIDCSFVSKHESRSPGIYAISKDHTGDRVFSYWRENSAARTLFSTEQGDADFTSLEGMDVVYLSAITFAILPVNIVMSLLDWIEESRKKGVRFAFDSNYRPHLWSDKKIAQQVVACAWKLCDIGLPSIDDEMALFADDCEAAALERLSSYAAPLMAVKRGASGPLAILNGQQQSSEAVFNKATKIVDTTSAGDSFNGAFLAAILERKSIDEALLAGHNIALNVIAHQGAIIPK from the coding sequence ATGAAACCGTTGAAGATTGCCTGTATCGGTGAAGCAATGATTGAATTGTCGCTTGATGAAAGCGGACGCCAAGCCGGTATCGGTTTTGCCGGAGACGCGTTGAATACGGCGATATATTTAAAACGGTGTTTATCACCAGACCACCAAGTATATTTCAATTCTCGCCTTGGGCAGGATAATTTTTCTTCTGTGATGATTGAATATATAGAAGCCGAGAACATTGATTGTAGCTTTGTTTCAAAGCACGAAAGTCGTTCACCGGGTATTTACGCCATTTCAAAAGATCATACGGGTGATCGAGTATTTTCTTATTGGCGGGAAAATTCCGCAGCTCGCACACTGTTTTCTACAGAGCAAGGTGACGCTGATTTTACGTCTCTTGAAGGGATGGATGTCGTTTACCTAAGTGCAATTACATTTGCCATTTTGCCAGTTAATATTGTTATGTCGCTGTTGGATTGGATTGAGGAATCTAGGAAAAAAGGTGTGCGTTTTGCTTTTGATTCTAACTACCGCCCGCATCTTTGGTCGGATAAAAAGATCGCGCAACAAGTTGTTGCGTGTGCATGGAAGCTTTGCGATATCGGATTGCCTTCCATCGATGATGAAATGGCCCTATTTGCAGATGATTGTGAAGCTGCTGCTCTTGAACGTCTTTCTTCTTATGCTGCCCCGTTAATGGCTGTTAAGCGAGGGGCTAGTGGTCCTCTTGCGATACTGAATGGTCAGCAGCAATCCAGCGAAGCGGTATTTAACAAAGCAACCAAAATTGTAGATACGACTTCTGCCGGCGATAGTTTTAATGGTGCATTTCTGGCGGCAATTCTCGAGCGGAAGTCAATTGATGAAGCTTTGCTTGCTGGACATAATATTGCCTTGAATGTTATCGCCCACCAAGGTGCTATTATTCCAAAATAG